A region from the Aegilops tauschii subsp. strangulata cultivar AL8/78 chromosome 5, Aet v6.0, whole genome shotgun sequence genome encodes:
- the LOC141022691 gene encoding uncharacterized protein, whose product MSSPTRTIISWNVRGLNFPAKRHAIQESLAAWKPSIVCLQETKISNWTDALSREIGGATLDQVCHLPANGSRGGISIFWNNTLVHLSNCIASQFSLTATVKSLTEDKEFYLMSVYGPTDDNLKEAFLDELRSVAPVFSRPWLTLGDFNLIYEARDKNNLNLNRRLMGKFRAALNRAELFEIRRKNRKFTWSNEQQTPTLVALDRVFCNTRWDALFPQHRLHAASTSVSDHCPLVLADACAPPGRARFPFENFWPKFPGFHEAVSEAWTRPVQSSCKLLSLHVKLKRTANALRKWSKGLFSDAKLQFYMTQEIILRLDTAQENRTLSDAEWELRKKLKLRLLGLAAIERARKKQSSRINWLRAGEANTAFFHAKINARRRKNFILSLKKGNYRVSDHKEKEKVILDHFQSIMGQKLTRACTINWDAINLP is encoded by the coding sequence ATGAGTAGCCCAACCCGCACTATCATATCCTGGAATGTTAGAGGCCTGAATTTTCCTGCTAAACGCCACGCTATCCAGGAAAGTTTAGCTGCTTGGAAACCATCCATTGTTTGTCTCCAAGAGACGAAAATTAGTAACTGGACTGATGCCCTATCTAGGGAAATTGGGGGCGCGACACTAGACCAAGTATGCCACCTGCCTGCCAACGGATCTAGAGGAGGCATCAGCATCTTCTGGAACAACACTTTGGTGCATCTTAGCAACTGTATCGCCTCCCAGTTTTCCCTGACGGCTACTGTCAAATCCCTAACGGAGGATAAGGAGTTCTACCTCATGTCAGTTTACGGCCCAACCGATGACAACCTCAAAGAAGCTTTCCTTGATGAGTTACGCTCTGTTGCGCCTGTTTTCAGCCGCCCCTGGCTCACCCTTGGAGACTTTAACCTCATCTATGAAGCTAGGGATAAAAACAACCTAAACCTGAACCGACGTCTGATGGGAAAGTTCAGAGCTGCGCTCAACAGAGCCGAGTTGTTTGAAATTAGAAGGAAGAATAGGAAATTTACCTGGAGTAATGAGCAGCAGACTCCCACTCTTGTTGCCCTTGATCGTGTATTCTGCAACACGAGGTGGGATGCCCTCTTCCCTCAACACCGGCTGCACGCCGCCTCAACTTCTGTTTCCGATCATTGCCCTCTAGTCCTGGCAGATGCATGCGCTCCTCCCGGCAGAGCGAGGTTTCCCTTTGAGAATTTCTGGCCAAAATTTCCGGGGTTCCATGAAGCTGTCTCTGAAGCTTGGACGAGGCCAGTCCAGTCAAGTTGCAAGCTCCTCTCCCTGCACGTCAAGCTGAAGCGCACGGCCAACGCCCTGAGGAAGTGGAGTAAAGGATTGTTTAGCGATGCAAAGCTCCAGTTCTACATGACCCAAGAGATTATCCTGCGCCTTGACACCGCCCAGGAAAACAGGACCCTATCTGATGCAGAATGGGAACTGCGTAAAAAGCTGAAGCTACGGTTGTTGGGTTTAGCTGCGATAGAACGGGCGAGAAAGAAACAGAGCTCCCGCATCAATTGGCTTAGGGCGGGGGAAGCCAACACTGCTTTCTTCCATGCCAAGATCAACGCAAGACGGCGAAAAAACTTCATCCTATCGCTTAAGAAAGGGAACTACAGAGTGTCTGACCACAAGGAAAAGGAGAAGGTGATATTGGATCATTTCCAGAGCATCATGGGTCAGAAGCTCACGCGCGCCTGTACAATCAACTGGGACGCGATCAACTTGCCGTAG